A portion of the Choristoneura fumiferana chromosome 6, NRCan_CFum_1, whole genome shotgun sequence genome contains these proteins:
- the LOC141428913 gene encoding suppressor of cytokine signaling 2-like isoform X1 has product MCLLEKRETTISPLNMTLAARLYPQYASEVAVPLNSWPTGVACCPNCRHQLRVSLTCKGHEQPPLTPPFTIQPTYLPQAPYAAPTSPFLPSQYNDELRRLADTVKALRLSGWYYGNLDWQGARCLLKEASVGAFVIRDSGDRNYIFSLSVQTERGPTSVRLHYECGYFRLDCEKRLAKYVPRFRCVVDLVQHYMRVGKKNVAGTVWVDQEGCPHSPVLLKSPFKKSPPSLLHAARLAVHKALDSNPLTPKLWSAPKHRLLPLPPTLIDYLGEYPYSI; this is encoded by the exons ATGTGTTTGCTGGAAAAACGAGAGACTACCATTAGTCCTTTAAACATGACTCTAGCCGCGAGGTTATATCCGcaat ATGCAAGCGAGGTGGCCGTGCCACTCAACAGTTGGCCCACGGGGGTCGCTTGCTGCCCCAACTGCCGGCACCAGCTGCGCGTGTCGCTGACCTGCAAGGGCCACGAGCAGCCCCCCCTCACGCCGCCCTTCACGATACAGCCCACCTATCTGCCCCAGGCCCCGTACGCCGCCCCCACGTCTCCCTTCCTGCCCTCCCAGTACAATGACGAGCTGAGACGGCTAGCGGACACGGTCAAAGCGCTACGGTTGTCCGGGTGGTACTATGGGAATTTGGATTGGCAA GGTGCCCGATGCTTGCTTAAAGAGGCGAGCGTGGGAGCCTTCGTGATCCGAGACTCAGGAGACAGGAACTACATATTCTCACTGTCCGTACAGACAGAGCGGGGGCCCACGTCTGTCAGGCTACACTATGAATGTGGATACTTTAG GTTAGACTGTGAAAAACGTCTAGCGAAGTACGTGCCTCGTTTCCGGTGTGTGGTGGATTTGGTACAACACTACATGCGCGTGGGCAAAAAGAACGTTGCTGGCACCGTCTGGGTCGACCAAGAGGGCTGTCCCCACTCCCCTGTTCTCCTCAAATCCCCCTTCAAAAAATCTCCTCCCTCCCTCCTCCACGCGGCCAGACTAGCCGTCCACAAAGCCCTAGATTCGAACCCCCTAACGCCTAAACTATGGAGCGCTCCCAAACACAGGCTCCTTCCCCTCCCACCCACACTCATAGACTATCTCGGCGAATACCCCTATTCAATCTAA
- the LOC141428913 gene encoding suppressor of cytokine signaling 2-like isoform X2 yields the protein MVVKLPDASEVAVPLNSWPTGVACCPNCRHQLRVSLTCKGHEQPPLTPPFTIQPTYLPQAPYAAPTSPFLPSQYNDELRRLADTVKALRLSGWYYGNLDWQGARCLLKEASVGAFVIRDSGDRNYIFSLSVQTERGPTSVRLHYECGYFRLDCEKRLAKYVPRFRCVVDLVQHYMRVGKKNVAGTVWVDQEGCPHSPVLLKSPFKKSPPSLLHAARLAVHKALDSNPLTPKLWSAPKHRLLPLPPTLIDYLGEYPYSI from the exons ATGCAAGCGAGGTGGCCGTGCCACTCAACAGTTGGCCCACGGGGGTCGCTTGCTGCCCCAACTGCCGGCACCAGCTGCGCGTGTCGCTGACCTGCAAGGGCCACGAGCAGCCCCCCCTCACGCCGCCCTTCACGATACAGCCCACCTATCTGCCCCAGGCCCCGTACGCCGCCCCCACGTCTCCCTTCCTGCCCTCCCAGTACAATGACGAGCTGAGACGGCTAGCGGACACGGTCAAAGCGCTACGGTTGTCCGGGTGGTACTATGGGAATTTGGATTGGCAA GGTGCCCGATGCTTGCTTAAAGAGGCGAGCGTGGGAGCCTTCGTGATCCGAGACTCAGGAGACAGGAACTACATATTCTCACTGTCCGTACAGACAGAGCGGGGGCCCACGTCTGTCAGGCTACACTATGAATGTGGATACTTTAG GTTAGACTGTGAAAAACGTCTAGCGAAGTACGTGCCTCGTTTCCGGTGTGTGGTGGATTTGGTACAACACTACATGCGCGTGGGCAAAAAGAACGTTGCTGGCACCGTCTGGGTCGACCAAGAGGGCTGTCCCCACTCCCCTGTTCTCCTCAAATCCCCCTTCAAAAAATCTCCTCCCTCCCTCCTCCACGCGGCCAGACTAGCCGTCCACAAAGCCCTAGATTCGAACCCCCTAACGCCTAAACTATGGAGCGCTCCCAAACACAGGCTCCTTCCCCTCCCACCCACACTCATAGACTATCTCGGCGAATACCCCTATTCAATCTAA
- the LOC141428570 gene encoding LOW QUALITY PROTEIN: alpha-methylacyl-CoA racemase-like (The sequence of the model RefSeq protein was modified relative to this genomic sequence to represent the inferred CDS: inserted 2 bases in 2 codons): MALKGIKVVEMLGLAPGPLCGTILADFGASVTVVQKILQSPFDVMSNGKRMLSVDLKSKEGVYIIRKLCSSSDILLDTFRPGVMEKLGLGPEILLRENSGLIYARLSGYGQTGFYKSKAGHDINYVAMSGILSALSNQGAPPSPPVNLIADFAGGSFMCALGILLALYERTKSGKGQIVDASMTEGAAYLXTWLYKSRKLPVWSGEPGXNALDGGLPSYATYETKDGKFMAVGALEPQFYNNFLIALQLSEDDCPQVGNKEHSKNILQNIFLTKTQEEWCQVFDNADACVTPVVEMDKVDEHELHASRKTFYRDCENGIVPEPAPRLSATPGVSTGRQPMPQFGQHTVEILKELGYDKNEIEHLIQKGYVYALEKSRL, from the exons ATGGCTCTTAAAGGAATTAAAGTTGTAGAAATGTTAGGGCTTGCTCCTGGCCCCCTGTGTGGTACAATACTAGCAGACTTTGGAGCTTCAGTAACAGTGGTTCAAAAG aTACTACAGTCCCCGTTTGATGTCATGTCCAATGGCAAAAGAATGCTCTCAGTGGATTTAAAGTCTAAGGAAGGAGTTTATATAATAAGAAAACTATGTTCATCGTCAGACATCCTTTTGGACACATTTAGACCTGGGGTGATGGAAAAATTAGGGCTAGGGCCAGAAATACTCCTAAGAGAAAATTCTGGTTTAATATATGCAAGACTTTCAGGTTATGGACAAACTGGATTCTATAAAAGTAAAGCTGGGCATGACATAAATTATGTTGCTATGTCTGGTATTCTCTCTGCATTAAGTAATCAAGGGGCACCACCATCTCCACCTGTTAATTTAATAGCTGATTTTGCAGGAGGAAGTTTTATGTGTGCTCTTGGAATCCTGCTTGCGCTCTATGAGAGAACTAAGTCTGGCAAAGGGCAAATAGTGGATGCTAGTATGACAGAAGGAGCAGCTTATT CAACATGGTTATACAAAAGTAGAAAGCTGCCAGTGTGGTCAGGAGAACCAG CAAATGCCTTAGATGGCGGTTTACCAAGTTACGCAACTTATGAAACTAAGGATGGTAAATTCATGGCAGTTGGTGCATTAGAACCtcaattttataacaattttctAATTGCTCTACAATTGTCTGAAGATGACTGTCCACAAGTTGGTAATAAGGAACACAGCAAaaacattttgcaaaacatATTCCTTACTAAAACACAGGAAGAGTGGTGTCAGGTGTTTGACAATGCAGATGCTTGTGTGACACCTGTTGTTGAAATGGACAAAGTTGATGAGCATGAATTGCATGCATCTAGAAAGACATTTTACAGGGACTGTGAGAATGGTATAGTGCCAGAGCCAGCTCCCAGGCTGTCAGCCACCCCTGGAGTATCTACTGGGCGTCAGCCTATGCCGCAGTTTGGACAACACACAGTAGAAATTTTAAAAGAGCTGGGGTATGACAAAAATGAGATTGAACATTTAATACAGAAAGGTTATGTTTATGCATTGGAGAAATCAAGACTTTAA
- the LOC141428571 gene encoding 2-oxoglutarate and iron-dependent oxygenase JMJD4 homolog, which yields MKSDSIDCDYFMNNFSQLEAPVADCDKIVYNAQTKQILTVIDFMKYLESEERDTLLYLKDWHLKKLRPNDNFYEVPSIFGSDWLNEYAQDHNEDDFMFVYIGPKDSWTPLHVDVYNSFSWSVNVIGRKKWTLFPPGEEEKFKDPLGNLPLLFEYDKYKNVRYFEIIQEKGDAIFVPSGWHHQVTNELDTISINHNWVNACNIEEVWKALEKSLKSVEHEIEEFKDTPEFVDQCQLILKSMFGMDFEHCINFILYIAKKRLGQLYGENPILFNKYTLGKNHVLFDLKKLQKVIDLFDNHPLIVNNCLKINYRYDYFNIKELITKLV from the exons ATGAAAAGTGATTCAATTGACTGCGACTACTTTATGAATAATTTTAGCCAGCTGGAGGCTCCTGTCGCGGATTGCGACAAGATCGTCTACAAtgcacaaacaaaacaaattttaactgttattgactttatgaaatatttagaaTCTGAGGAGAGGGATACTCTTCTTTATTTGAAGGATTGGCATTTAAAGAAACTTCGTCCGAATGACAATTTCTATGAGGTGCCATCCATCTTTGGCTCAGATTGGTTGAATGAATATGCCCAAGACCATAACGAAGACGACTTTATGTTTGTTTACATAGGACCCAAAGATTCGTG GACACCATTACATGTAGATGTGTACAATTCCTTCAGCTGGTCAGTAAATGTAATAGGAAGAAAAAAATGGACTTTATTTCCTCCTGGAGAGGAAGAGAAATTTAAGGATCCATTGGGAAATTTACCACTTTTATTTGAATATGATAAATATAAGAATGTTAGATATTTTGAAATCATACAAGAAAAAGGTGATGCTATATTTGTGCCTTCAGGCTGGCATCATCAAGTAACCAATGAGCTTGACACCATTTCTATAAACCACAACTGGGTAAATGCTTGCAATATAGAAGAAGTTTGGAAAGCTTtagaaaaatctttaaaaagtGTTGAACATGAGATTGAGGAATTCAAGGACACTCCAGAGTTTGTGGACCAATGTCAATTGATTCTGAAGTCTATGTTTGGTATGGACTTTGaacattgcattaattttatattgtacatAGCTAAAAAGAGACTTGGTCAATTATATGGAGAAAatccaattttatttaataagtacacATTAGGTAAAAATCACgttttgtttgatttaaaaaagttacaaaaagtcattgatttatttgataacCATCCCTTGATtgtaaataattgtttaaaaataaattatagatatgattattttaacattaaagAATTAATAACAAAGCTAGTGTAA
- the LOC141428914 gene encoding LOW QUALITY PROTEIN: mRNA (2'-O-methyladenosine-N(6)-)-methyltransferase-like (The sequence of the model RefSeq protein was modified relative to this genomic sequence to represent the inferred CDS: inserted 2 bases in 1 codon), with protein MNDVRDKVVAGSSGWENTTPRNDSSPETQSSPGGSSETPQTPGVPAPLAPHLAADLHPDLIQQGWRKYWSKRENRPYFWNKLSGESMWELPAVKRDFDPITDPLGICHTGPPNAGNMTPSASKRRPSEDNGPPPKKFVLAGPWDIEVPTNVVIYERPPTICPHPHPEIEGFRFTLANKLRQCYQELCHTREGIDAPKDSFNRWLMERKVNDQGGSDPLLPSHCFPEISRSMYEEIMNDIPIKLTHPKFTGDARKQLSRYAEAAKKMIESRNASPESRKVVKWNAEDTFQWLRRTVGATYDDFQDRLAHLRVSNAPHLAETVKASVEXICLKSIHLSAEYAPKIREKHSALLKMLGLQELAAPLQQAALRKVWCYPVQCALPAPRAPLVDHFLDRDQALLRYLGETQVINAAYLQKLECLYRYSCFDDKKFEQFLSRVWCVLRRYAAWVGAGGEAALAQMALPVPVLECLQRCFGVTFECFASPLDCYFRQYCSAFADTDSYFGSRGPFLELRPVSGSLVAHPPYCEELLEAALRHMERLLQESAEPLSFVVVLPEWPERHAGALHKLQASHFKRKQVVIPAFEHEYRHGFQHVLPK; from the exons ATGAATGATGTTCGTGACAAAGTTGTTGCCGGGTCTTCGGGTTGGGAGAATACAACACCGCGCAATGACTCGTCGCCTGAGACGCAGTCATCTCCGGGCGGCAGTAGCGAGACTCCGCAAACGCCCGGGGTGCCCGCGCCGCTGGCGCCGCACCTCGCAGCCGACCTGCACCCCGATCTCATTCAACAGGGCTGGCGCAAGTACTGGTCTAAGCGGGAAAATAGGCCATATTTTTGGAACAAACTTTCGGGCGAATCAATGTGGGAACTACCAGCAGTTAAACGGGATTTCGATCCTATTACAGATCCCCTTGGAATTTGTCATACTGGCCCTCCTAATGCTGGTAACATGACTCCGAGTGCTAGTAAGCGTCGTCCTTCCGAAGATAATGGCCCTCCTCCTAAAAAGTTTGTCCTGGCTGGTCCTTGGGACATAGAAGTACCAACTAATGTTGTTATATATGAACGGCCTCCAACTATCTGTCCACATCCACATCCTGAAATAGAAGGTTTCAGATTTACACTTGCAAATAAACTACGACAATGTTATCAGGAATTGTGTCATACCAGGGAGGGTATTGATGCTCCGAAAGACTCTTTTAATCGCTGGCTCATGGAACGTAAAGTAAATGACCAGGGAGGTTCTGATCCACTTTTACCCAGTCACTGCTTCCCTGAAATATCACGCTCCATGTATGAAGAAATCATGAATGATATTCCTATTAAATTAACTCATCCAAAATTCACTGGAGATGCTAGGAAACAGTTGTCTCGATATGCTGAAGCTGCTAAGAAAATGATTGAGTCCAGGAATGCATCTCCAGAAAGTCGTAAAGTTGTTAAATGGAATGCAGAGGATACATTCCAATGGCTGCGACGAACTGTTGGAGCCACCTATGATGACTTCCAAGACAGACTGGCTCATTTAAGAGTGA GCAATGCCCCTCATTTGGCTGAAACAGTGAAGGCATCAGTAGA TATTTGCCTTAAAAGCATCCATCTCTCAGCCGAGTATGCTCCCAAGATACGGGAGAAACACAGTGCCCTGCTAAAAATGTTGG GTCTCCAGGAGCTGGCGGCGCCGCTGCAGCAGGCGGCTCTGCGCAAGGTGTGGTGCTACCCGGTGCAGTGCGCGCtgccggcgccgcgcgcgccgctcgtCGACCACTTCCTCGACCGCGACCAGGCGCTGCTGCGCTATCTCGGCGAGACGCAAGTCATCAACGCCGCCTATCTCCAGAAACTG GAATGTCTATACCGCTACAGCTGCTTCGACGACAAGAAGTTCGAGCAGTTCCTGTCGCGCGTGTGGTGCGTGCTGCGGCGGTACGCGGCGTGGGTGGGGGCGGGCGGCGAGGCGGCGCTGGCGCAGATGGCGCTGCCCGTGCCCGTGCTCGAGTGCCTGCAGCGCTGCTTCGGAGTCACCTTCGAGTGCTTCGCCAGCCCGCTCGACTGCTACTTCCGACAGTACTGCTCCGCCTTTGCCGATACGGACTCGTATTTTGGATCTCGGGG GCCGTTCCTGGAGCTGCGGCCGGTGTCGGGGTCGCTGGTGGCGCACCCGCCGTACTGCGAGGAGCTGCTGGAGGCGGCGCTGCGGCACATGGAGCGGCTGCTGCAGGAGTCGGCCGAGCCGCTCAGCTTCGTGGTGGTGCTGCCCGAGTGGCCCGAGCGCCACGCCGGCGCGCTGCACAAGCTGCAGGCCAGCCACTTCAAGCGCAAGCAG GTGGTGATTCCAGCCTTTGAACATGAATACCGCCACGGATTTCAGCACGTACTTCCAAAGTGA